The Topomyia yanbarensis strain Yona2022 chromosome 3, ASM3024719v1, whole genome shotgun sequence nucleotide sequence TTTggttaatttcaaaaaaattattagaagATACCCAATGGAAAAAAGTTACAGCAATTTGAAAACGATTCCATTTGATTCCATACACCCTTTACAAGTttgatatttgttttattatgtttaaaaatcaggaaaaaaaaatatttgagttttaaaaactgaatatcaAAGCACCCATTACCACTACATATGAAAAAGTAAGAGTATTccgaaataaaagaaaacaaaaattggttttGTAATTTTTCCGGTGAATTACCGTTAGAagttatatttttacatttaattTTATAGATATTATAAGATTTATTTCAAGATGGGGTTTCTGCGATGGCTATACAGGAAGTGTGCTGGCGAGAGCGTGCACTCTACgttcaaaaactactaaaacctAGTTAAAATAAAACGGGGGGATAAGACTCTCACAAAAATTCACAGGGAGTCGAGGGGTAAGACAACTCAAAATTAGCCCTTCTACAGCTCGGACATCCTACAAAGCTCTCGCCAACCCTAATTACCTGATctgaatacattttttttttaatttattgtcgTGATCTGAACGGTTGACAGGATATTGTTTGTCTAGTCTTCTTCGCTGCCTTCCTGGAATTAATATGAGAATCAATGTTACTCATTATCACTCAAACCACTATCAGATTCGTCGTTTAGGGTTCCCGGTGATTGACGTTTATAAAGACGCATATTCTGGGGGTCAAATATTCCCTCAAAACGCTTTCCTGATACCTGATAACCATCAATATCGGAAACTACGTAGCGATTTCTATCCAGTACCTTTTTAACTCGGTAGGGCCCCTTAAACcgtggtttcaatttttttattttcgccaACAACCGGTACACTACGAATCACAACTAGATCACCTTCATTGAAAGTAGTTTTCAAACATCTACTATCATGCTTTCGCTTGTTATAATATTGGATTTTACGAATATGATTTGCTGCTTCTCTTCTAGAAAACTCCAAATCGGCACGCTCCGGAGATTCTAATAAATCTTGGAAATACTGCACGGCATCACCCGAAATCTTTCGCTGCTGTAAAACACCGAACAGAAGCTTCGACGGTACTGATCCAGAACCACGATTTAAGGTATTGTTCAATAGGTGTTCGGCATCAATTAAGGCACTATCCCAAGAATAGCCAGAGGACTCGACGAGCTTTGCCAAAAGGGGTACCAACGTACGGTTATACCTTTCCACTTGCCCGTTGGCTTGTGGACAAGCTGTTGCAACCAGACTATGAACAATACCGTGTGTTTcaacaaaacttttaaatgtttGAGAAGTGAAACATGTTCCACGATCAGTGATCAAAATCCTGGGCGTACTGTAGTTGATAAAATAAGACTTCAAATGCTTCATTACTTCATGTGTATTCGTCGTTTTAGTAGGATAGAGCTTGATGAACTTCGAGAAACCATCCACCACTGccaaaacatatttatttttacCAGTCGTTGCCTCTAATGGTCCTAAATGATCTACGTGAAGCATCCAAAATGGCCGGTTTCCTTTGTCGATATTTTGCAGCTCTCCATCTATCTTTCTAGCTTTAGGATTGTACATGATACAAGAAATACACCTTTTTGTATGTGCGAGAACCTTCTCAGTCATTTTCGGAAACCAGAAAGATCGTTTAATCAATTGCATTACCTTATCTTTACCAAAATGACCAAGCGAATCATGAAACCTGTATATGACCGATTCTTCCATCTCTTCCGGAATGTACAAGAGAAGACGATCTCGTTCCACTTTATACAACAAGTTGTCGCGAACCTCATAACCCGCGACTTTGTTTCCTTCGACTAGGGTTTTAAGACGACACAGTTTTTCATCGTTAATCTGAGCAACGTATAACGAGTCTTCGAATATGCTTCGATCCCGTTTTTCATCGACAACATTCACGCACAACCTTGATAACGCATCGACGTGTTGCATTCTATCTCCCGTACGGTGCACTATCTGCTTATCGAACTCAGCTAGTAAGTCTGCCCATCTAGCAATCTTACTGTTGGTGTCGCGTTTTTCTAATGTATGCTTTAGAGCCTTGCAATCCGTCACAATCACAAACGGAATACCTATGAGATAATGCCTGAATCGTTGAAGTGAATATACGACTGCCAAGGTTTCCAATTCGAATGAATGCAACTTGCTTTCTGCTGGACTTGTCCTGCGACTGAAGAACATCACGGGATGAAACTTGCCGTCACTATGTTGCCTTTGCATTAGAATTCCACCGAACCCATGAGAGGATGCATCAGTATGTAACTGCGTTTCAGACGATGGAGAATAAATACTAAGAACTGGGCGGGATACAAGTAAAGACTTCAATGTTTCGAACGCTTCCAGATGCTGCGGGCCAAAGTTGTAAACAGCGTCTTTCTTAAGCAAATCGTACAATGGGCTGGCAATAGTAGAAAATCCTTTAATGAATTTTCGAAAATAGCTTAGTAATCCCATGAACCGCTGCAGACATTTCGGGTTTTGTGGAATCGGTAAATCTCGGACAGCTTTTACATGTCGATCACATGGACTGATCTGGTTTGAACGAATGTCATATCCGACAAATTCGACTTGCGTGActaaaaatcgacatttttctATATTTAATTCTATGCCGTTGTCTTTCAGCACCGCGAACACACGACGTAAGAGGTCAATATGCTCGTCGATAGTTTTTgtaaacaacataaaatcatccATGAAGACAACTAGTTTTCCACATCTGACAAACTCATTCAACACTTTTGCCACGTAGCGACAAAAAATTGATGGTGCATTGGTGTAACCAAACGGGAGCTTATTAAACTCGAACTGTCCGTTCTCTGTTACGAAGGATGTATATTTCTTAGACTCTTCTGACAACTCAACATGAAAGAAACCATTTTTCATGTCCATCGTTGAGAAATACTTCATACCTTCTAACTTAGAGATTTGATCCTCAATTACCGGCAGTGGAAATCGATCTCGCTCAACCAACTTATTTAATTCCTTGAAATTTATGCACAAGCGATAACGACCATTCTTTTTTTTCACTAGAACCACTCTACTCGAATATGGAGACTCACTTTCGCGTATCGTTCCATCTGCCAACCAACCATCTAGAATCTCATCTACACCATCTCTTTCAAATTTGCCCAATCTTTGAGGGGAAACAttaaaacacttatcatccttCAAGCGAATCGATGCTACGTACTTGACTGCCTTCTCAACGTCTGGTTTCTTTTCTCgataaaaagttttgaaatctgAGTTAACTCGCACTCCGTATCGGATGGTTTCATCATTATCACCCACActcaaattaattttttcataGTCAACCATTACTGGCAAACAGTCACCGAATGCTTGCTTTAGCAGGTTAGAATCGATCTTTTCACTTATGGTTGCTGCTTCAGGTTTTTCGAAACGAATCACAGTTATGTTATTCCGTCTAAGAAAATCTCGACCCAGAATAGCACTGACTCCCATAGTTTCATTAGCTACAACCCAAAACGAAACATCAAACACCATTGTACCCTTAACGACAACTTTTGTTTCCATCCTGCCTACAATcttcttttgattcattgatGCCTGAAATGTCTATGCAGTGGTTCCCTATTTCACCATCTATCTTAATCAAATTTGCAAGCTCAGATTGTTTTATTAGACTCACTGCGCTACCGGAATCCACCAGCAATTTCAGCTGCTTCAATCGTCGACCGATAATAGCATCACATCTCATCATCCCATCTTCGTCAGTGTCGATCACCTCGTTTGGTACCCGATTCGTTATGGTTGACTTTCCTTCATTAGTGTCAATCATCGCAACCGCTGGTTTGTGTACAACTGACTTTCCCTTGTCCAATGACTTGAAGCATTGTTCCGCATTGTGTCCCACCTTCAAACACGAACTACAACGAGGACGTCGTTGTGGTTTTGGACAATTCATTGATTTGTGTCCTGGATCAttacaattgaaacagatgaaaTCGGATGGTCCCACTGTAGATGAATTTGTTCCTGCCTTAACACCCGATTCGAAATAACGTAGCGGCTGACGTATTGCACTCGCTCCTGCTGTGTCCGCCTTTTTCAACTGGAAATTTGATTCACACCACTTTATCCGTTTCAGCAGGCTGTAAACTGTGTTGTACTCATTCGCTGCAATCTGATTGTATAACCTGTCACGGGATAGGCCACTGATGATGTACTTGATCACCGATATTTCCGAGACTCGTCCCTTACTGGCAATATTCTGGACACGGAATACATAATTGTCATACGTTTCTTGCTGTCTCTTCATTACAGTCATTAGCTCCCGGTGAAGGTCCGCTTCATCGTGGTAGTTCGGGAAGGTAGTTAGCAACATCACTCTGAATCCATGAAAACCGAATATTTTTTCTTCCACTGAATTGTACCACAACTTCGCAGGGCCAAACAATCTTGTTGTTGCATACAATAGAGTAGCGTTATCCGTCCATCCATATAATTTCTGATAATGTTCCACTTTCCGTATCCAAATTGCAGCGTCGTACGATCCGACAAACTCGCTGATTAATGCTTTTATTTCTTCCGGATGAAGTGGACGCGCAGCTCTTGCCTCTTGCGTTGTTTGAGGAACTGGAAACAGTGACATTCTACTATTATCCGTGATTTCCGTCTGTGAGCTGTTGTCTCCTTCTTGGCAGCTGTTTTCCTGCTTACTTTTCGCCTCGTCCTCTCGTTCGTCAGCCGCGTTTCGTCGCCGTTTAATCTTCGGCATCCGTTCCAAAATGGCGTTTCACCGGTGAAATATCGTAACCCGTGTTGGCAGTGTAAAAGTGGGAGTAATATTTATACCTGGCGCCACTGGACAACCTAGTTGTCAGCAGACAGAGAAAGCAAAATGTACCATCCATTCCACTGTAGCATTAGCTTGAATAAACACGTTCACGATTTGCGTCCCGAGTTTCTTTCACATATCACGCGTTGTTCCGAGGTTGTTCCGGTCATTCGGTGTACTGTGCTGCCTGTTGGGTGTTGCCTCTGAGTTTATCTCCAATAGGTTATGGGCCCAGGTGATGTGAAAGAACTGTTggtgaagttttaaaatttgcaagaattttgttttttcttCCTCTGCCCGAGTGCAATCGAGGTTGGCTGTTTACGGCTCGTAAAAGGCGCGTGTTGTGTAGCTATATTGCAAGTTCACCATTGTATCTTCTTTTGGTTGGAGTATGCGCTGCGGTTAACGTTTTTTTTCACTTGTTTCTGTTCGTTGATAATAcgaaaaattgatgaaaatgagCGAGAAATATATGTTTGCACGACTCAGTAACCAGAACTACCAAGTATGGAAAACGCGCATCGAAATGCTGCTAAAGCGTGAGGAGCTGTGGAATGCTGTGGCAGGGATAAAACCGGAACCGGTTACAACGGCCTGGACGAAGGCCGATCAGAAGGCTTTGGCGACTATTGTTCTTTATGTCGAGGATAGTCAGTTAAATTTGGTTCGAAATTCTGTATCTGCTCAAGCGGCATGGAATCAACTTAAAGAATTCCATGAAAAGGCGACGATGACGTCACGAGTCTCATTACTACGACGCATTTGCAGCTTAAACATGGATGAAGGAGGTGACATAGAGAAGCATTTGTGTGATCTCGAGGAGCTATTCGACCGACTGGATTGTGCGGGTCAGAAACTAGAGAATCCGTTAAAAATAGCGATGATATATCGCAGTCTTCCTGAATCGTATAGTAGTTTGGTGACGGCACTGGAAAGCCGGCCGGATGCTGACCAGACTATGGAGCTTGTAAAGCAAAAACTATTCGATGAGCATCAGCGGCGAGTAGAACGTGGTGTAGACACTGGTGAAAAAGCTATGAAAGTTCATAACAGGGGGCCGAAGGAGAAGGTCTGCTATTTTTGTAGAAAACCTGGTCATTTCCGACGGGATTGTCGACTTCTGAAGAAGAAGCAGCAGCAGAGCAACGAAGATTCCGATGATGGCAAGCAGGAGGAGGTGAAAGCGAAGCAGGTTTTGAATAAACAATCTCCGATTTGTTTCACTGCTGGGCACAGTCGGCGCAAAGGCTGTTGGTACATAGACAGCGGGTGTTCACATCACATGACGAACAATAAGGACTTCTTTAGCAAACTGGACGAAAGTTCACGGATCAAGGTGGTATTGGCGGATGGTTCTGTAACTATGTCGGCAGGAGTTGGCGAAGGAGCGACAAAGTGTTTTGATGGCCAAGGAAAAATTATTGATATTCTATTTAAAGATGTGCTCTACGTGCCTAATTTGGATAGTGGATTGTTATCCGTACATAAGCTGACGCAAAAGGGGTTGAGGATAGAGTTTAATGCAGATCGTTGCGATATCGTGAGTGCTACAGGACGTATTGTTGCAGTGGCGGAACTAACGGACAACATGTATGTGCTGAAAGAAGTAAACGGAAAGCTGAACAAGAAAGTTCGACGATCGGAGAGTTGTTTGCACGTGTGGCATGATCGGTTTGAGTCACGAGATCAGACGAAGTTGGATGGCTCAAATAATATCGTAGAGTCAGGATTCGGAAATATTGCGCTTCTGGAGGAGCCAAATGAATCGCAAAAGTTTCCAGAAAAACATATGGCGGATATTGAGGAACAAGTGGACGGCTTGATCTGTAGAAAATCAGGAGTGTTTCTGAAACGATTTGACGTTGATACCGCGGTAGTGTCGGGCACCGTCGATATAAAAATGGAGAGAGGCGAGACTTGTATTGCAAGCCCCAAACGTTTTCTTAGAGCTGTGACGAAtgaaaattatttgaaagcgaagatgatgataatgTGTTGTGGCctattaattttgttaataACCATTAGTAGTTTTGGGCAAACTGGAGTCGATTTTACAGAAATCTCTCCGTCTCCCGCTAAAGTGCTCGGTATTTTCCGCCGAAACCGAAGCCATTTCTTTGGTCCTGTCATAGAAGAAGAAACTGCAACAACTATATTCACGGATTCCCTCTCGGTACTTCGTGCGCTCGAGGGCGGCCATCTACGCAATAAAGATCGAAGCCGATTCCCTTACCAAGCTTTGTAGGATCCCAAGACACTTCGACGTAGAGGGAAACGCTGAAGAAGACTCCCTGGCAGCACGCGGTCGGAGAGCCAACGGAACTCTCACAAAGGAAGTGCCAGCCGCGGACATCATCCGGTATTTCGCAGAGGCCCTCAACAACAACCACTTGCATAAAATTAAGGGACTCCCCGTCAAATGGGACGATCGACAGAActgaaaagaacaaaaaattctcTCTAGACTGCGAACCGGGCATACTAAAATTTCAACGTACCACACCCAACCTGTAGCACATACGGGCCCGAAAAACAGTGGAACTCCAGGTAAGGCACGACCTTCAATTCGCGACGCACTGTCCAACGATATTGTAAGGGAGAAAATTGCCGTAGACTTCATAAACGATGCCAGCCTCTTCGACACTATTTAAACCGAGATCCACCACGATCACTCCAGCAACGGGTTGCACAACATCCCGGCAAGGATACCCGAACTCAACCCTCCAACCGTGGGCCCTCTGTCACTCCCGGATCGGATGCTGATGCTGGACAGGTTTCTGGCGGCCCTAAAACTACCAGACACCAACTGACCCCCAGTGTATACACCTGAAAATTCTCATATAACAATGATATACTTtgtaattattttcattttacagGGAATGACCTTTAATAACAAACAACTTGATTTactcaatccgggacccgaagaaTTCCATTTGGTGCCTTTGAGAAGACACATCGATGTTTTGGTGACTCTGCTTCTGCTTGAGTTCTCTTGCCAGTGGCATTTTTTCGTTGCATTGGAAATCCACAAATATGTTTCCAAACCATGAAAAGGAAAATGACGAATCAGTTGTTGAGCGCTCTGCCGAGCTGGTGATTTTGGTCAATGCAAGCAGTACTTAATTCACGATTAGCATGGCTTCACGCCGAGACGCTAAACAGCAACTAACCTATCGAATCTAGCATCCTACATAAGAGGGAGTATGAGatgtcgcgctcaaactgatattatgtCCACCAACCTAACCgcttttttttatataacaatCGAtgaaatggagaaatttgtttttgcaaCGATTTCGATCTGAACAATTAAATCGAGAGATAATGATTGCGATTGGAGATAGCTTCCGcgatagcgcagggaagctacttgggtcCGTTGATGTTTCTACGTTACTCCAATGATGTGTAGTTAGTGCCAATGCTGCACAGataatctcaaaatatttcgccTCATCCGCTCAATTCAGATTTACCAATTTTTCCAACAACAGTATGTAAATTTCGCTAatggtggtgtagcaaaaaATGCGTGTGTGTAAATCAGAAAAAAGTTCTCGGTGATCGAATTCCTATGAATGACTTTCTGGCAAagaactttttaactgccgGAAAACTGGAaagctgatagtttacatcgttgaaatagagagtgaatatcaatggtccgagatggcttccttgcggaattccagacgttgcggagaatagtttggagtatgcatcacctatgttcacactgagttgacggccaacgagataggattggaaccatcgcaggagtgatccactgaagccaagtttttccaatttagcgattgcgatatcgtgattgattttgtcggaagctgcagataagtcagtgtatataacatcagtttgttgattcgcatcgaacccttcggacacaaaagagattagagatagtagattcgtcaACGTCGATtgattcggcatgaatccgtgttggtctttagaaatatattccttacagtgaaaaaacactgactccaccacgactaactcaaagagcttggaaatggcacagagctcagaaattcctctataattgtcaatgttcctcttatcaccttttttgtggacagaaa carries:
- the LOC131688423 gene encoding uncharacterized protein LOC131688423, with the translated sequence MPKIKRRRNAADEREDEAKSKQENSCQEGDNSSQTEITDNSRMSLFPVPQTTQEARAARPLHPEEIKALISEFVGSYDAAIWIRKVEHYQKLYGWTDNATLLYATTRLFGPAKLWYNSVEEKIFGFHGFRVMLLTTFPNYHDEADLHRELMTVMKRQQETYDNYVFRVQNIASKGRVSEISVIKYIISGLSRDRLYNQIAANEYNTVYSLLKRIKWCESNFQLKKADTAGASAIRQPLRYFESGVKAGTNSSTVGPSDFICFNCNDPGHKSMNCPKPQRRPRCSSCLKVGHNAEQCFKSLDKGKSVVHKPAVAMIDTNEGKSTITNRVPNEVIDTDEDGMMRCDAIIGRRLKQLKLLVDSGSAVSLIKQSELANLIKIDGEIGNHCIDISGINESKEDCRQDGNKSCR